A window of the Lactuca sativa cultivar Salinas chromosome 5, Lsat_Salinas_v11, whole genome shotgun sequence genome harbors these coding sequences:
- the LOC111891879 gene encoding kinesin-like protein KIN-13A, with translation MGGQMQQRNASATSLYDQSADGGSHHNAGSANDAGDAVMARWLQSAGLQHLASPVASNGIDQRLLPNLLMQGYGAQSAEEKQRLFKLMRNLNFNGESGSEPFSPTTQGSGGIGASDGFYSPDFRGDFGAGLLDLHAMDDTELLTENVDSEPFEQSPFMPAVTKAVENDQDTLPYRQQRGQTDVDASFGLPTLEKEISSRENNVAKIKVVVRKRPLNKKELSRKEDDVVSVCDNSLTVHEPKLKVDLTAYVERHEFCFDAVLDQQVTNDEVYRETVQPIIPIIFQRTKATCFAYGQTGSGKTYTMQPLPLRAAEDLVRLLHQPAYRNQKFKLWLSYFEIYGGKLYDLLSDRKKLCMREDGRQQVCIVGLQEFEVLDVQIVKEYIEKGNSARSTGSTGANEESSRSHAILQLVIKKHNEVKDTRRNNYNNNNDGNEKGGKVVGKISFIDLAGSERGADTTDNDRQTRIEGAEINKSLLALKECIRALDNDQLHIPFRGSKLTEVLRDSFVGNSRTVMISCISPNAGSCEHTLNTLRYADRVKSLSKGSKKDQAGSSQTTTKDSSSANTLSLSDNEDTKIVFTDTGNRRGAQPQRDSISSDFDKQQPLPPSSSNYTRDDTWQQASGFEKERNAYLTSNDTEETTVQKVSPPRRKSGVNWQKKDSSDVFSSVGSKQPSYMMTSSKQTEVEQPHDENINEILEEEEALIAAHRKEIEDTMEIVREEMKLLAEVDKPGSLIDNYVTQLSFVLSRKAASLVSLQARLARFQHRLKEQEILSRKRLPR, from the exons ATGGGCGGCCAGATGCAACAGAGAAATGCTTCTGCAACTTCTCTGTATGATCAATCTGCAGATGGTGGGTCCCATCACAATGCAGGTTCTGCTAACGATGCTGGAGATGCTGTAATGGCAAGATGGCTCCAGTCTGCAGGTCTACAGCATCTGGCCTCACCTGTGGCATCAAATGGGATTGATCAACGCCTCCTACCCAATCTCCTCATGCAG GGGTATGGAGCACAATCTGCTGAAGAAAAGCAAAGGCTTTTTAAATTAATGAGGAACCTTAATTTCAATGGTGAATCTGGTTCTGAGCCTTTCTCTCCAACAACTCAAGGCTCTGGAGGAATTGGTGCATCAGATGGTTTTTATTCTCCGGATTTCAGGGGTGATTTTGGTGCAGGGCTATTGGATTTACATGCTATGGATGACACTGAGCTTCTTACAGAG aatgttGACTCAGAACCATTTGAGCAATCACCTTTTATGCCTGCTGTTACTAAAGCAGTCGAAAATGACCAAGATACCCTTCCATACCGCCAACAAAGAGGACAAACAGATGTAGATGCTTCTTTTGGATTACCAACACTTGAAAAAGAAATCAGCTCAAGGGAAAATAATGTGGCCAAGATTAAAGTTGTG GTGCGCAAAAGACCACTGAATAAGAAGGAACTTTCTCGCAAGGAGGATGATGTTGTGAGTGTATGTGACAACAGTCTAACTGTTCATGAACCCAAACTTAAG GTTGACCTTACTGCTTATGTTGAAAGGCATGAGTTCTGTTTTGATGCTGTTCTCGATCAGCAAGTAACCAATGATGag GTATATCGTGAAACTGTACAGCCGATCATTCCTATCATATTTCAGCGAACAAAAGCAACTTGTTTTGCTTATGGCCAGACAG GAAGTGGAAAGACATACACAATGCAACCATTACCTCTTAGAGCTGCAGAAGATCTTGTTAGATTATTACATCAGCCAGCATATCGTAATCAAAAGTTCAAATTATGGCtaagttattttgaaatttatggtGGAAAACTCTACGATCTACTAAGCGATAGAAA GAAACTTTGCATGAGAGAAGATGGAAGACAACAGGTTTGCATAGTTGGATTGCAAGAATTTGAAGTTTTGGATGTACAAATTGTTAAAGAATACATTGAAAAAGGGAATTCAGCTAGAAGTACTGGTTCTACTGGAGCTAATGAGGAGTCTTCAAGATCACATGCTATATTACAACTAGTTATTAAAAAGCACAATGAGGTAAAAGATACGCGAAggaataattataataataataatgatggaAATGAAAAGGGTGGGAAAGTTGTTGGAAAAATCTCCTTTATTGATCTTGCTGGCAGTGAAAGAGGTGCTGATACTACCGATAATGACCGACAAACACG GATTGAAGGAGCTGAAATCAATAAGAGTCTTTTGGCTCTGAAGGAGTGCATTCGTGCACTTGATAATGATCAGCTTCATATCCCATTTCGTGGGAGCAAACTGACTGAAGTTCTTCGCGATTCGTTTGTTGGAAACTCAAGGACTGTTATGATATCTTGCATTTCACCAAATGCTGGTTCTTGTGAACACACTCTCAATACCTTGAGATATGCTGAtag AGTTAAAAGCCTTTCAAAAGGTTCAAAAAAAGATCAAGCTGGAAGCTCACAAACAACTACAAAAGACTCTTCATCAGCAAACACACTAAGCCTCTCTGACAATGAAGACACAAAAATAGTATTTACAGATACAGGTAATCGAAGAGGCGCACAGCCACAACGAGACAGCATCTCTTCAGATTTCGATAAACAACAACCTCTTCCTCCATCATCCTCAAATTACACCCGCGATGACACATGGCAGCAGGCTTCTGGTTTCGAAAAGGAAAGAAACGCGTATTTGACTTCAAATGATACAGAAGAAACAACAGTCCAAAAAGTGTCGCCCCCTCGAAGAAAAAGTGGTGTTAATTGGCAGAAGAAGGATAGTAGTGATGTTTTCTCAAGTGTGGGTAGTAAACAACCCAGTTATATGATGACATCATCAAAACAAACCGAAGTTGAACAGCCTCATGACGAAAATATCAATGAAATACTCGAG GAAGAAGAAGCTTTAATTGCGGCGCACAGGAAAGAGATTGAAGATACAATGGAAATAGTCCGTGAA GAAATGAAACTGCTGGCAGAAGTTGATAAACCAGGAAGCCTTATCGACAACTACGTGACTCAGTTAAGTTTCGTGCTGTCACGCAAAGCAGCAAGCCTTGTGAGCCTCCAAGCTCGCCTCGCCAGGTTCCAGCATCGCCTCAAGGAGCAGGAGATTCTCAGCCGTAAGAGGCTACCTCGCTAA
- the LOC111891873 gene encoding bZIP transcription factor 68 isoform X2: MGSSEMDKPAKEAKDSTKEPKTPNSQEQTSGTATGTVNPDWTGFQPYPHMPPHGYMASSPQAPPPYMWGVQHLMPPYGTPPHPYVAMYPPGGIYAHPSMPPGSYPFSPYAMPSPNGVVEASGNNTPGNTEVDGKSPDGKEKEKEKEKEKLPIKRSKGSLGSLNMITGKHNEQSKTGASANGVYPKSAESGSEGSSEGSDGNSENDSQMKSGSRQDSIEGEASQNGNSGHVSQNGGPNVGNNQTMVVGPTTNLNIGMDYWSGTNSSNIHGKLTSAPVAGGVVTTGSRDMQLQPWLQDERELKRQRRKQSNRESARRSRLRKQAECDELAQRAEVLKDENSSLRAEVGRLRTEYEELLAQNASLKERLGETPGQEDLTSDGTEQQTGSKDNSGRQIELAQSHHQ, from the exons ATGGGAAGCAGTGAGATGGATAAACCCGCCAAGGAGGCAAAAGACTCCACAAAGGAGCCAAAGACACCAAATTCCCAA GAGCAGACTTCAGGTACTGCCACTGGTACAGTGAATCCAGATTGGACAGGGTTTCAG CCTTATCCTCATATGCCTCCACATGGGTACATGGCATCAAGCCCTCAAGCTCCTCCCCCATACATGTGGGGGGTTCAG CATCTTATGCCACCTTATGGTACCCCACCTCATCCATATGTTGCAATGTATCCACCTGGTGGCATTTATGCTCATCCATCTATGCCTCCG GGGTCATATCCTTTCAGTCCATATGCAATGCCTTCTCCAAATGGTGTTGTTGAGGCCTCC GGTAATAATACTCCTGGAAATACAGAAGTTGATGGTAAGTCACCAGATGGgaaggaaaaagaaaaagaaaaagaaaaagaaaaacttcCAATTAAAAGGTCAAAGGGTAGTCTTGGAAGTTTAAATATGATTACTGGCAAACATAATGAACAGAGTAAAACTGGTGCATCTGCTAATGGAGTTTATCCTAAAAG TGCTGAGAGTGGAAGTGAAGGCTCAAGTGAAGGAAGCGATGGCAATTCTGAAAAT GATTCACAAATGAAATCAGGATCCAGGCAGGATTCCATAGAAG GGGAAGCTTCCCAAAATGGAAATTCTGGACATGTTTCTCAAAATGGAGGACCAAATGTGGGCAACAACCAAACAATGGTTGTGGGTCCCACAACCAACTTAAATATTGGTATGGATTACTGGAGTGGGACAAACTCCTCCAATATTCATGGGAAGCTTACTTCTGCTCCAGTTGCAGGGGGGGTGGTTACTACAGGTTCAAGGGACATGCAGTTGCAGCCTTGGCTTCAG GATGAAAGGGAGCTAAAAAGACAGAGAAGGAAGCAATCTAATAGGGAATCTGCTCGTAGATCCAGATTGCGCAAACAG GCGGAATGTGATGAGCTGGCGCAACGGGCAGAAGTTTTAAAGGATGAAAATTCTTCGCTTAGAGCAGAAGTGGGTCGCCTTAGAACCGAGTATGAGGAACTTCTTGCTCAAAACGCGTCTCTTAAG gAACGACTAGGGGAAACTCCCGGGCAAGAAGACTTAACCTCTGATGGGACTGAACAACAAACGGGCAGCAAAGATAATTCGGGCAGGCAGATAGAACTTGCCCAAAGTCATCATCAATGA
- the LOC111891873 gene encoding bZIP transcription factor 68 isoform X1 translates to MGSSEMDKPAKEAKDSTKEPKTPNSQEQTSGTATGTVNPDWTGFQPYPHMPPHGYMASSPQAPPPYMWGVQHLMPPYGTPPHPYVAMYPPGGIYAHPSMPPGSYPFSPYAMPSPNGVVEASGNNTPGNTEVDGKSPDGKEKEKEKEKEKLPIKRSKGSLGSLNMITGKHNEQSKTGASANGVYPKSAESGSEGSSEGSDGNSENDSQMKSGSRQDSIEATGEASQNGNSGHVSQNGGPNVGNNQTMVVGPTTNLNIGMDYWSGTNSSNIHGKLTSAPVAGGVVTTGSRDMQLQPWLQDERELKRQRRKQSNRESARRSRLRKQAECDELAQRAEVLKDENSSLRAEVGRLRTEYEELLAQNASLKERLGETPGQEDLTSDGTEQQTGSKDNSGRQIELAQSHHQ, encoded by the exons ATGGGAAGCAGTGAGATGGATAAACCCGCCAAGGAGGCAAAAGACTCCACAAAGGAGCCAAAGACACCAAATTCCCAA GAGCAGACTTCAGGTACTGCCACTGGTACAGTGAATCCAGATTGGACAGGGTTTCAG CCTTATCCTCATATGCCTCCACATGGGTACATGGCATCAAGCCCTCAAGCTCCTCCCCCATACATGTGGGGGGTTCAG CATCTTATGCCACCTTATGGTACCCCACCTCATCCATATGTTGCAATGTATCCACCTGGTGGCATTTATGCTCATCCATCTATGCCTCCG GGGTCATATCCTTTCAGTCCATATGCAATGCCTTCTCCAAATGGTGTTGTTGAGGCCTCC GGTAATAATACTCCTGGAAATACAGAAGTTGATGGTAAGTCACCAGATGGgaaggaaaaagaaaaagaaaaagaaaaagaaaaacttcCAATTAAAAGGTCAAAGGGTAGTCTTGGAAGTTTAAATATGATTACTGGCAAACATAATGAACAGAGTAAAACTGGTGCATCTGCTAATGGAGTTTATCCTAAAAG TGCTGAGAGTGGAAGTGAAGGCTCAAGTGAAGGAAGCGATGGCAATTCTGAAAAT GATTCACAAATGAAATCAGGATCCAGGCAGGATTCCATAGAAG CTACAGGGGAAGCTTCCCAAAATGGAAATTCTGGACATGTTTCTCAAAATGGAGGACCAAATGTGGGCAACAACCAAACAATGGTTGTGGGTCCCACAACCAACTTAAATATTGGTATGGATTACTGGAGTGGGACAAACTCCTCCAATATTCATGGGAAGCTTACTTCTGCTCCAGTTGCAGGGGGGGTGGTTACTACAGGTTCAAGGGACATGCAGTTGCAGCCTTGGCTTCAG GATGAAAGGGAGCTAAAAAGACAGAGAAGGAAGCAATCTAATAGGGAATCTGCTCGTAGATCCAGATTGCGCAAACAG GCGGAATGTGATGAGCTGGCGCAACGGGCAGAAGTTTTAAAGGATGAAAATTCTTCGCTTAGAGCAGAAGTGGGTCGCCTTAGAACCGAGTATGAGGAACTTCTTGCTCAAAACGCGTCTCTTAAG gAACGACTAGGGGAAACTCCCGGGCAAGAAGACTTAACCTCTGATGGGACTGAACAACAAACGGGCAGCAAAGATAATTCGGGCAGGCAGATAGAACTTGCCCAAAGTCATCATCAATGA